One Oryza glaberrima chromosome 10, OglaRS2, whole genome shotgun sequence DNA segment encodes these proteins:
- the LOC127786030 gene encoding haloacid dehalogenase-like hydrolase domain-containing protein Sgpp isoform X2, which produces MAAVTSSTLSKLAPLEAILFDIDGTLCDSDPIHFCAFRELLQQVGFNNGVPISEEFYSANISGGHNDDLARVLFPDLDHDKAMKFMDDKEALYRKLAPEQLVAVEGLHDLCRWIEDHKLKRAAVTNAPRSNAELMLSLLGLTEFFPVLVIGSECDRAKPFPDPYLKALELIGASPDHTFIFEDSASGIRAGVAANVPVVGLTTRNPEKVLQDAGASLLIKDFQDPKLLSILEEIKPTVAAVEQV; this is translated from the exons ATGGCAGCCGTCACCAG CAGCACGCTGTCAAAGCTTGCTCCACTGGAGGCGATCTTGTTTGACATCGATGGCACCCTCTGCGACTCTGATCCTATCCATTTCTGCGCCTTCCGCGAACTGCTGCAGCAG GTTGGTTTCAACAATGGCGTGCCCATCTCCGAAGAGTTCTACAGCGCCAATATCAGCGGGGGGCACAACGATGACCTCGCCAGGGTGTTGTTCCCGGATTTGGATCATGACAAGGCAATGAAGTTCATGGACGACAAGGAAGCATTGTACAGAAA GTTGGCTCCAGAACAGTTGGTGGCAGTAGAAGGCCTGCATGATCTGTGCAGATGGATAGAAGATCACAAGCTGAAACGCGCCGCGGTAACAAATGCTCCCAGGTCAAATGCAGAGCTCATGCTGTCACTCCTTGGGCTCACTGAATTCTTCCCGGTGCTCGTAATCGGGAGCGAGTGTGACCGAGCCAAGCCATTCCCTGATCCTTACCTCAAGGCTCTTGAGCTTATTGGTGCATCACCTGATCACACATTCATTTTTGAG GACTCCGCGTCAGGGATTCGAGCCGGTGTAGCTGCAAATGTTCCTGTAGTTGGTCTGACAACTAGGAATCCAGAGAAAGTTCTGCAAGATGCAGGAGCAAGCTTGCTGATAAAAGATTTCCAGGACCCAAAGCTACTGTCCATACTTGAAGAGATAAAACCTACGGTTGCCGCCGTCGAGCAAGTCTGA
- the LOC127786030 gene encoding haloacid dehalogenase-like hydrolase domain-containing protein Sgpp isoform X1, whose translation MAAVTSSSTLSKLAPLEAILFDIDGTLCDSDPIHFCAFRELLQQVGFNNGVPISEEFYSANISGGHNDDLARVLFPDLDHDKAMKFMDDKEALYRKLAPEQLVAVEGLHDLCRWIEDHKLKRAAVTNAPRSNAELMLSLLGLTEFFPVLVIGSECDRAKPFPDPYLKALELIGASPDHTFIFEDSASGIRAGVAANVPVVGLTTRNPEKVLQDAGASLLIKDFQDPKLLSILEEIKPTVAAVEQV comes from the exons ATGGCAGCCGTCACCAG CAGCAGCACGCTGTCAAAGCTTGCTCCACTGGAGGCGATCTTGTTTGACATCGATGGCACCCTCTGCGACTCTGATCCTATCCATTTCTGCGCCTTCCGCGAACTGCTGCAGCAG GTTGGTTTCAACAATGGCGTGCCCATCTCCGAAGAGTTCTACAGCGCCAATATCAGCGGGGGGCACAACGATGACCTCGCCAGGGTGTTGTTCCCGGATTTGGATCATGACAAGGCAATGAAGTTCATGGACGACAAGGAAGCATTGTACAGAAA GTTGGCTCCAGAACAGTTGGTGGCAGTAGAAGGCCTGCATGATCTGTGCAGATGGATAGAAGATCACAAGCTGAAACGCGCCGCGGTAACAAATGCTCCCAGGTCAAATGCAGAGCTCATGCTGTCACTCCTTGGGCTCACTGAATTCTTCCCGGTGCTCGTAATCGGGAGCGAGTGTGACCGAGCCAAGCCATTCCCTGATCCTTACCTCAAGGCTCTTGAGCTTATTGGTGCATCACCTGATCACACATTCATTTTTGAG GACTCCGCGTCAGGGATTCGAGCCGGTGTAGCTGCAAATGTTCCTGTAGTTGGTCTGACAACTAGGAATCCAGAGAAAGTTCTGCAAGATGCAGGAGCAAGCTTGCTGATAAAAGATTTCCAGGACCCAAAGCTACTGTCCATACTTGAAGAGATAAAACCTACGGTTGCCGCCGTCGAGCAAGTCTGA